In Hyperolius riggenbachi isolate aHypRig1 chromosome 10, aHypRig1.pri, whole genome shotgun sequence, a genomic segment contains:
- the LOC137536256 gene encoding glutathione S-transferase omega-1-like, with protein sequence MAASQKSLSKGSAPPGPVPNGVIRVYSMRFCPYAQRARLILIAKGIKHEVVNINLQDKPEWFFEKSPLGLVPSIETSDGKIVFDSPIVCEYLDEAFPGVKLTPSDPYKKAQQKMLLEQFSGITAVFYKIFLAKKNNEDITEHKAQFWEKLQKLEEVLAKHKTRYLGGDSVLMVDYMIWPWFERFYLIDTQEFLEKTPHIKAWYNFMLEDPAVKATYSPPDVLLGFFKLYSQNQPGAGDFGLD encoded by the exons ATGGCTGCCTCTCAGAAAAGTTTGTctaaag gcAGTGCTCCCCCAGGACCAGTGCCAAATGGAGTTATTCGTGTGTACAGTATGAGATTCTGCCCCTACGCTCAGAGAGCAAGACTTATCCTGATCGCTAAGGGAATCAA acaTGAAGTGGTGAACATCAACCTGCAGGACAAACCTGAATGGTTTTTTGAGAAGAGCCCCCTGGGGCTGGTACCATCCATTGAGACCTCTGATGGGAAGATAGTCTTTGATTCACCAATTGTTTGTGAATATCTGGATGAAGCCTTTCCTGGAGTGAAGTTGACCCCCTCTGACCCCTATAAAAAGGCCCAACAGAAGATGCTGCTGGAACAGTTCTCTGGG atcACTGCTGTATTCTACAAAATTTTCTTAGCAAAGAAAAACAATGAAGATATAACTGAACACAAAGCTCAATTCTGGGAAAAGTTGCAAAAACTGGAAGAG GTGCTTGCCAAGCACAAGACCCGATACCTCGGTGGAGACTCAGTATTGATGGTTGATTACATGATCTGGCCTTGGTTTGAGAGGTTCTACCTTATTGACACTCAAGA ATTTCTGGAGAAGACTCCACACATCAAAGCATGGTATAACTTCATGTTGGAGGACCCAGCTGTGAAGGCCACATACTCGCCACCAGATGTCCTCTTGGGGTTTTTCAAACTCTACAGCCAGAATCAACCTGGAGCTGGAGATTTTGGCCTTGACTGA